TTTGAAGGAAGGGATCCATGGGTTCTCTTGGAGGAAACGAGAGAGGAGCTTGACTACGAGAAGGATCGTAACTTCAATCTCCGGTTACAGCTCCAGAAGACTCAGGAATCTAACTCTGAGTTGATCCTTGCTgttcaagatcttgaagcaATGCTTGAGGAAAAGAGCAAAGAAGGACCAAGAACCATTGATACAGATGAAGATGAGGATCAAAAGGCACTTGAGGAACTAGTGAAGGGACACATGGATGGGAATAACACACACGTCTTCGAGAAGAAGATCACAGAACTATACAATGAGATTGAGGTTTATAAACGAGACAAAGAGGAGCTTGAGATACAGATGGAACAGCTAGCTTTGGACTATGAGATACTTAAACAGGAGAATCATGATGTCTCATACAAGCTAGAGCAGAGCCAACTGCAAGACCAGTTGAAGATGCAATACGAATGTTCATCAGAGCTTGAGAACCAAGTGGAGACCCTTGAAGCCGAGCTCAAGAAGAGATCAGAAGAATCTTTGTCCCGGATCAAAGAGCTTGAAACACAAATggagatcttggaggaagagATGGAGAGACAGGCTGAGGTGTTCGAAGCAGACATCGATGCAGTCACGAGAGGTAAAGTGGAGCAAGAGCAAAGAGCGATACAAGCGGAAGAAGACCTGAGGAAGACGAGGCGGAGAAACGCTAGCGTAGCTGAGAAGCTACAGGAGGAGTTCAAGAGACTCTCCGAGCAGATGGATTCAATGTTTGCATCAAGTGAGAAAATGGCTATGAAGGCGATGGCGGAAGCTAATGAGTTAAGAATGCAGAAACGTGAAGTTGAAGAAATGCTCAAGAAGACTAATGATGAGTACGAGGGAAAGCTCAAGGAGCTTTCTGAAAAGCTGAGTCAGATGGAGAGGCATGAAGAAAAAGttacttcaaatctaaaccaagAGATCAAATTCTTGAAGGATGAGATTGAGAATCTGCAAAAGGACAAAAGTAGCCTCATGTTGCAAGAAGAGAGCCTAAGAGGTGAGCTGGAAGAGACGGAAAGGAGTAAAAACGAGCTAGAGAGCAGGATTGAGTCAATGAGGGAAGAATCAGAGTCTTTAGCAGAGGAGTTGCAAGCGGTGAAGCTTATCAAGGATGAAAAAGAAGCAGCAATTACACACTTACAGACAGAACTAGAAACCGTGAGGGCCACGTTTGATGACCTGAAGCGTTCTTTATCAGAGAATGATTCGGAGATGGAGAAACACAAGAAGCAAGTGGCACAAGTGAAAGGtgaggtgaagaagaaagaagaagcaatAGCTAACCTTGAGAAGAAGCTCAAGGAAAGCAGAATTGCATTTAACAACTTAACCAAAACCGCgcaaagaaacaacaacaacaaaggaaGTCCACTAGGAGCTAAAGAAGTTGCTGTtatgaaagataaaataaaacttctcgaggtatatatatatatgcatctaAACATTCAAGTACTGATGATAAGCctttgaacttttgttgttgTGTGATCCTCCAGGGGCAAATAAAACTGAAGGAGACTGCTCTTGAAGCTTCATCAAACAAATTCATCGAAAAGGAGAAGAATCTGAAGAACAGAATCGAGGAGCTGGAAACTAGTCTCGACCAGAACAGCCTAGAGGTTATTAATAAAGATAACCATGAAAAGGAAGAAGTCCGAGTTCTGGAAGCGGAGATGGCGTCATTGAGAGAGTGTAATGAGACGATGGAGATGGAGCTGAAGGAGATGCAAGAGAGATACTCAGAGCTAAGTCTGAGATTTGCAGAAGTGGAAGGCGAGAGACAACAGCTTGTTATGACCGTACGTAATCTCAAAAACGCCAAAAGGAGCTAAACCGGTATATATCAGAACCGGTTTTcaggtttataaaaaaaaaggaagtatATGTAATCACTTTGTTTCTTGTTTATGTAATTACactttgtttatgttttctaagTAATTTGCATAAGTTTCAGTTCTCTAGTCAATGTTGATCAGTATCCCAACGCTCAAAAGTGTTCCCAATTCTGGATCAGAATACTCGGACCGGTTCCTGGTtagttaatttgtttttgaaataaacCGGAGAAGAAACCGGTTTTCTTATTCAACGACGTCGAATTTTGGCTTCGGCAAACTCCAAGTGTTCCACAATAAAGTCTCCGAAGCTATGGCTTTAGTTGACCGGATGGTTGCCAAAGGATGTCAACCAGATCTCTTTACTTATGGTGCTGTAGTAAATGGGTTATGTAAGAGAGGTGCTATTGACTTGGCTTTAGATCTGCTCAAGAAGATGGACATAGAGGCAAACGTTGTGATCTACTCTACAGTCATTGATGGTCTTTGCAAATACAAACATGTGGATGATGCACTCGACATGTTCAATGAAATGGAGAACAAAGGGTTAAGAGGTAATGTTGTTACTTACAACTCCCTCATTAGCTGTCTTTGTTGTTACGGAAGATGGAGCGATGCTTCTCGACTACTCAAAGAGATGATTGAGACGATAATCAACCCCACTAGAGTTACGTTCAATGCACTGATAGATGCGCTTGCAAAAGAGGGGAAACTTTTGGAGGCCGAAGAATTGTACAAGGAGCTCATCAGAAAGTCTATAGGTCCTGATGTTTTCACATATAATTCACTGATCAATGGTTTTTGCATGCACAACCGCATAGACGAGGCCAAGGAGATGTTCGATCTGATGATTAGCAACGATTGTTACCCAGATGTAGTGACTTATACTACTCTCATTAATGGATTTTGTAAGTCCAAAAGAGTAAAAGATAGCATGGAGCTCTTTGGTGAGATGTTGCAAAGAGGATTGGTTGGGGACACCATCACTTACAACACGCTTATCCAAGGGTTTTTCCAGTCTGGGGACTGTGAGAATGCTCAAGAAATTTTCAAACGAATGGTTTCTTGTGGCGTGCCTCCCAGTATTTGGACCTACAACATTTTGTTAGATGGATTTTGTGATAACGGGAAGCTAGAGAAAGCGCTGGTCATATTCAAGGATATGCAAAATAGTGAAATGGAACTTGGGACTATCACATATACTATCGTCATCGAGGGGATGTGCAGGG
The nucleotide sequence above comes from Brassica napus cultivar Da-Ae chromosome A9, Da-Ae, whole genome shotgun sequence. Encoded proteins:
- the LOC106377687 gene encoding LOW QUALITY PROTEIN: pentatricopeptide repeat-containing protein At1g62930, chloroplastic (The sequence of the model RefSeq protein was modified relative to this genomic sequence to represent the inferred CDS: inserted 1 base in 1 codon; deleted 1 base in 1 codon); this translates as MALVDRMVAKGCQPDLFTYGAVVNGLCKRGAIDLALDLLKKMDIEANVVIYSTVIDGLCKYKHVDDALDMFNEMENKGLRGNVVTYNSLISCLCCYGRWSDASRLLKEMIETIINPTRVTFNALIDALAKEGKLLEAEELYKELIRKSIGPDVFTYNSLINGFCMHNRIDEAKEMFDLMISNDCYPDVVTYTTLINGFCKSKRVKDSMELFGEMLQRGLVGDTITYNTLIQGFFQSGDCENAQEIFKRMVSCGVPPSIWTYNILLDGFCDNGKLEKALVIFKDMQNSEMELGTITYTIVIEGMCRDGKVEDAWELFCSLDLKGVKPDVKTYTIMISGFCVKRLKQKAVTLFRKMKEDGPLPNDCTYNALIRAHLRDGDKAASAELIKEMRSFGFSAEASTFGLVTNMLHDGXLDKSFLDMLS
- the LOC106450917 gene encoding myosin-7, whose protein sequence is MFRTGRWRNEKNRIKVVFRLKFHATQASELNTEGLILSLVPGDIGKPTARSEKAVVRDGQCRWEIPVYETVKFLKDAKTGKVNQRIYHLIVSTTGSTRGGLVGETSIDFADYADAIKTCNVCLPLHNTTSKALLHVSIQRQLEFDDPQREDDECENLEKMSPGQDLKSHLSLGDADEPRASGSHEEGPFGKAARFAELRRRASTESDSTMSSSGSVIEPTTPEEVAKSLRHPPKQLRSSKALFEEPRVSESEWSGSSDHGITTDDSTNDKMSKNSSEDGEEIDKLKNEVACLTRQADLSDLELQSLRKQVVKETKRSQDLLKEVNSLKQERDSLKEDCERHKVSDKTKTRNRMQFEGRDPWVLLEETREELDYEKDRNFNLRLQLQKTQESNSELILAVQDLEAMLEEKSKEGPRTIDTDEDEDQKALEELVKGHMDGNNTHVFEKKITELYNEIEVYKRDKEELEIQMEQLALDYEILKQENHDVSYKLEQSQLQDQLKMQYECSSELENQVETLEAELKKRSEESLSRIKELETQMEILEEEMERQAEVFEADIDAVTRGKVEQEQRAIQAEEDLRKTRRRNASVAEKLQEEFKRLSEQMDSMFASSEKMAMKAMAEANELRMQKREVEEMLKKTNDEYEGKLKELSEKLSQMERHEEKVTSNLNQEIKFLKDEIENLQKDKSSLMLQEESLRGELEETERSKNELESRIESMREESESLAEELQAVKLIKDEKEAAITHLQTELETVRATFDDLKRSLSENDSEMEKHKKQVAQVKGEVKKKEEAIANLEKKLKESRIAFNNLTKTAQRNNNNKGSPLGAKEVAVMKDKIKLLEGQIKLKETALEASSNKFIEKEKNLKNRIEELETSLDQNSLEVINKDNHEKEEVRVLEAEMASLRECNETMEMELKEMQERYSELSLRFAEVEGERQQLVMTVRNLKNAKRS